The Dehalogenimonas sp. 4OHTPN genome window below encodes:
- a CDS encoding cobalamin-binding protein, translating to MFMGKIFSKRLNEIRISTGFLLISIILALSILPGCAEPGSATTPSTTPATQEPAVTYPLTIKDGTRDSKGVTVGREMTFTSAPQRIVSLAPSNTEIVYALGLGDKLVGNTTYCDYPEAAKSIAKVGGYSTVEVEKIVALKPDLILAANIHAAKVVPQLISLNLPVFVVDPRSLQDVLDSITLVGRVTNVQAKAADVVKTMNDRINAVKAKTAILPDAQRVRTLMLIWHDPPMTVGPNTFMFELIQLAGGTSVSKGMADGFPTMGLESIISADPQVVITTGMGGAENLTLQYIKNEPRLKDIPARKDGRVYEVNQDWTNRMGPRVVDGLEAMAKLIHPELFK from the coding sequence CTCCTAATCTCCATTATCCTTGCTCTAAGTATTTTACCGGGGTGCGCAGAACCCGGCAGTGCAACAACACCTTCAACTACGCCTGCGACCCAAGAACCAGCAGTTACATACCCTCTGACCATAAAAGATGGAACTCGCGATTCAAAAGGAGTGACAGTCGGACGCGAGATGACTTTCACGAGCGCCCCGCAGCGCATCGTTTCACTAGCCCCTTCAAATACAGAGATTGTCTATGCGCTTGGACTCGGTGATAAACTAGTAGGTAACACCACATACTGCGATTATCCCGAAGCAGCTAAGAGTATCGCCAAAGTCGGCGGTTACTCTACTGTAGAAGTGGAGAAGATTGTTGCTCTAAAGCCTGACTTAATTCTGGCGGCTAATATTCATGCAGCCAAGGTTGTGCCACAGTTGATCAGCCTTAATCTTCCGGTTTTCGTTGTCGATCCCAGAAGTCTGCAGGACGTCCTCGATTCCATCACCCTTGTTGGCAGGGTAACGAATGTTCAGGCCAAAGCGGCTGATGTTGTTAAAACCATGAACGATAGGATAAACGCGGTCAAAGCTAAGACTGCAATCCTGCCAGATGCTCAAAGAGTGCGCACACTGATGCTGATTTGGCACGACCCGCCGATGACCGTTGGTCCAAACACCTTTATGTTTGAACTTATTCAACTGGCAGGGGGAACATCAGTCTCAAAAGGTATGGCAGATGGTTTTCCGACGATGGGGCTTGAATCGATTATCTCAGCCGATCCACAAGTGGTAATCACCACTGGTATGGGCGGAGCTGAGAACCTAACATTACAGTACATCAAGAATGAGCCAAGGCTAAAAGATATCCCGGCCCGCAAAGATGGCCGGGTTTATGAGGTTAACCAGGACTGGACGAACCGCATGGGACCGCGTGTCGTCGATGGCTTGGAAGCCATGGCGAAATTGATCCATCCAGAACTCTTCAAGTGA
- a CDS encoding iron chelate uptake ABC transporter family permease subunit: protein MDGQLRSWLSNPSGSMMVSSEATGIKEKHNSPTLAVKWRSRLISMGILLSGLLLLAAFATTIGSVKIPLGTTFGILLDKLPFINIDQTWSDSTATIISQIRLPRVILAGVVGIALSVAGATYQGLFRNPLADPYLIGVAQGAALGAAVGFVIPTVFPGLEFSIVPIFAALGALITVLIVYTLARVGAAIPVTTLILAGVAVGSLLMALVSYVITISGDKIQGIVFWMMGSFSLSQWSEVQIALPVVIAGSAFIFLFARSLNIIQLGEDQAKQLGVDVEKLKLLLLTAATLITAAAVSFVGIIGFVGIIIPHAVRLIWGADYRFLLPFSALVGAIFLITADIISRTIAPSEIPIGIITALCGAPFFLYLLRKRTQVLF, encoded by the coding sequence TTGGATGGCCAGCTTCGAAGCTGGCTATCCAACCCCTCCGGGAGTATGATGGTTTCTAGCGAGGCGACCGGCATAAAAGAAAAGCATAATTCGCCAACATTAGCCGTGAAATGGCGCAGCCGCCTAATCAGTATGGGAATTTTGTTGAGCGGGTTATTACTACTCGCGGCGTTCGCCACTACTATCGGCAGCGTTAAAATACCGCTTGGTACTACATTCGGTATTCTTCTCGACAAACTACCGTTCATTAATATTGACCAGACCTGGTCCGATTCGACGGCGACCATCATCAGCCAGATCCGTTTACCAAGGGTAATACTCGCCGGGGTTGTCGGTATAGCTTTATCGGTAGCCGGAGCGACCTATCAAGGACTTTTCCGAAATCCCCTTGCCGACCCCTACCTGATTGGAGTAGCTCAAGGAGCAGCTCTTGGCGCCGCGGTGGGCTTTGTAATACCAACGGTTTTTCCAGGTCTAGAGTTCAGCATTGTTCCCATTTTTGCCGCTTTGGGCGCTTTGATAACGGTATTGATCGTCTATACCCTTGCTCGCGTCGGTGCAGCCATTCCCGTAACGACGTTAATTTTAGCCGGTGTCGCTGTCGGTTCGCTTCTAATGGCTTTGGTGTCATATGTCATCACTATCAGCGGCGATAAAATCCAGGGAATTGTCTTTTGGATGATGGGGAGTTTTTCGCTATCCCAATGGAGTGAAGTTCAAATAGCTTTGCCAGTAGTTATCGCCGGCAGCGCTTTTATCTTCCTGTTCGCACGCTCTTTAAACATAATCCAGCTTGGTGAAGACCAGGCAAAACAACTCGGGGTGGACGTCGAGAAGCTAAAGTTGCTCCTGCTAACCGCGGCGACTCTAATCACCGCCGCGGCGGTGTCTTTTGTCGGCATCATCGGCTTTGTCGGTATTATTATTCCTCATGCTGTACGTCTAATTTGGGGAGCCGATTACCGTTTTCTACTGCCTTTTTCGGCTCTTGTGGGGGCTATATTTCTAATCACTGCCGATATCATCTCCCGGACCATAGCGCCATCTGAAATACCAATAGGCATTATTACCGCATTATGCGGCGCCCCATTTTTCCTCTATCTATTACGAAAACGGACCCAGGTACTTTTTTAA
- a CDS encoding ABC transporter ATP-binding protein, with the protein MKTLEAHNLTLAYGTKEVVHNMSFQAVPGEMVGLVGPNGSGKSTIIKALCRVLNPREGWVKANGHDIAKMHRREMAKLISVVPQTPVLPSAFTAFEIVLMGRNPHLGTFQYESSRDLSIAWQAMERCGVQQFADRRISELSGGEIQSVVIARALAQETECILLDEPTANLDIGRQIEVLDLLKEECHRRNLTVIAAIHDLNLAAHYCEKLVLIKKGTLFAFGNPREVITTDNICQVYGQGSYVHTHPLSGLPAVLPKVSNLKDNNKCAI; encoded by the coding sequence ATGAAAACTCTTGAAGCCCATAACCTGACTTTAGCTTATGGAACTAAAGAAGTAGTCCATAACATGAGCTTCCAGGCAGTTCCCGGCGAAATGGTCGGCCTTGTTGGACCGAATGGATCCGGCAAATCCACCATAATCAAAGCATTGTGCCGTGTTCTTAACCCCAGAGAAGGATGGGTCAAAGCGAATGGGCACGATATCGCTAAAATGCACCGGCGAGAAATGGCTAAACTAATCAGCGTTGTGCCGCAGACACCAGTACTTCCCAGCGCCTTCACCGCATTTGAAATCGTACTTATGGGCCGCAATCCTCACCTGGGGACGTTCCAATATGAAAGTAGCCGCGACCTATCCATTGCGTGGCAGGCAATGGAACGTTGCGGTGTACAGCAGTTTGCCGACCGCCGTATTTCTGAACTCTCCGGCGGAGAAATCCAGTCTGTAGTCATCGCACGAGCGCTAGCCCAGGAAACTGAATGTATTCTCCTTGACGAGCCTACAGCTAATTTGGATATCGGGCGTCAGATTGAAGTGCTCGATCTGCTGAAAGAAGAATGTCATCGAAGGAATCTTACCGTCATCGCCGCAATCCATGATCTGAATTTAGCAGCCCATTATTGCGAAAAACTGGTACTTATCAAAAAAGGAACTCTCTTCGCTTTCGGCAACCCCCGAGAGGTAATTACCACGGATAATATTTGTCAGGTCTACGGTCAGGGCAGCTACGTTCATACTCATCCATTGTCCGGCCTGCCGGCAGTCTTGCCCAAGGTCAGTAATCTCAAGGACAACAATAAATGCGCGATTTAG
- a CDS encoding adenosylcobinamide amidohydrolase, whose product MTSEHRNEIIGCLHGISAEIIHHHAWGVSSNALLLHLPEPARTLSGLQGYRKVSVVANYHIPQPLWTKLHDPSIDWRGYFRQVLKANSCGKNLSLDNATILSTGVTMEHLTWSEATDGDLWALAFVTAGVEGNALRVGVDSGRHHNPVGTINTIVFCSTELTQAAMAASFITITEAKVVALEDLGIRSSYTPALQATGTGTDQIVTVSGKTVKCTYVSGHTKIGALIARAVTAATKEAIVKRRKALYS is encoded by the coding sequence ATGACATCTGAACACCGGAACGAAATCATAGGCTGCCTCCACGGCATCTCTGCCGAGATAATTCATCACCATGCCTGGGGAGTGTCATCCAACGCTTTACTTCTTCACCTCCCCGAACCCGCGAGAACGCTTTCCGGGCTCCAGGGCTACCGTAAAGTATCCGTGGTAGCTAACTATCATATACCACAACCGCTCTGGACAAAGCTGCATGATCCATCAATTGATTGGAGGGGTTATTTCCGCCAAGTCTTGAAAGCCAACTCCTGCGGCAAAAATTTGTCATTGGACAACGCCACAATTTTATCCACAGGCGTCACCATGGAGCATTTGACCTGGAGCGAAGCTACAGATGGCGATCTCTGGGCTTTGGCATTTGTTACTGCTGGAGTTGAAGGAAATGCCCTAAGAGTTGGCGTTGACAGCGGCCGTCACCATAACCCGGTGGGTACTATAAACACTATCGTTTTCTGCAGTACCGAACTGACTCAGGCGGCAATGGCCGCGTCTTTCATCACGATCACAGAAGCTAAAGTGGTTGCTTTAGAAGACCTGGGAATACGCAGCAGTTATACCCCAGCCCTTCAAGCCACCGGCACCGGCACCGACCAAATTGTTACGGTTTCAGGCAAGACGGTAAAGTGTACATATGTCAGCGGACATACTAAAATAGGCGCGCTGATAGCCCGGGCGGTGACCGCCGCCACTAAAGAAGCCATCGTCAAGCGCCGCAAGGCCCTGTACAGCTAG